Within Chlamydia pneumoniae TW-183, the genomic segment TGTAAATCGTCAGATTCCTATCATTGGAGATGCTTCTGTAGATCCTACTTTCGGAACAGGAGCTGTAAAAGTGACTCCTGCTCATGATAAGGACGATTATCTTATGGGGACCAACCATCATCTTCCTATGATTAACATTCTCACCCCCTCAGGAGGAATCAATGAGAATGGTGGACCTTTTGCTGGGATGGCTAAAGAGAAAGCACGCGAGGAGATCCTCATTGCACTAGAAGAACAGGGGTTATTTGTAAGGAAAGAGCCTTATAAGCTTCGTGTCGGTGTTTCTTATCGATCTGGAGCTGTAATTGAGCCTTATCTTTCTAAACAGTGGTTTGTCTCTGTGTCAGAGTTCCGTGGAGCTTTGCGAGAGTTTGTAGAAAGTCAAGATATTAAGATTTTCCCTAAAGACTTTGTCAAAAATTACTTGTCCTGGGTCAACCACCTTAGAGATTGGTGTATTAGTAGGCAGCTGTGGTGGGGACATCGTATTCCTGTTTGGTATCATAAAAATGATGACGAACGGGTCCTTTGTTATGATGGAGAGGGCATTCCTGAAGAAGTCGCTCAAGATCCTGATTCTTGGTACCAGGATCCCGATGTTCTAGATACCTGGTTCTCTTCAGGCTTATGGCCACTGACCTGCTTGGGGTGGCCTGATGAAAATTCTCCAGATTTGAAGAAATTTTACCCCACCGCTCTATTAGTTACAGGGCACGACATCTTGTTTTTCTGGGTAACTCGGATGGTGTTACTATGTTCTTCAATGTCAGGGGAAAAGCCTTTTTCAGAAGTTTTCCTTCATGGATTGATATTTGGGAAGTCTTATAAGCGTTATAACGACTTTGGTGAATGGTCCTATATTTCTGGGAAAGAGAAGCTAGCTTATGATATGGGAGAAGCGCTTCCCGATGGTGTTGTTGCCAAATGGGAAAAGCTCTCTAAATCCAAAGGGAACGTTATCGATCCTTTAGAGATGATCGCTACTTATGGTACCGATGCGGTACGCTTGACTTTGTGTTCTTGTGCAAATCGCGGAGAGCAGATAGATCTTGATTACAGGCTATTTGAAGAATACAAGCACTTTGCAAATAAGGTTTGGAACGGAGCTAGGTTTATCTTTGGTCATATCTCAGATCTTCAGGGCAAGGATTTGCTTGCAGGTATTGATGAAGACTCTTTAGGGCTTGAAGATTTTTATATTTTAGATGGTTTTAACCAACTGATTCATCAGCTTGAGGAGGCTTATGCTACCTATGCTTTTGATAAAGTGGCAACTTTAGCTTATGAATTTTTCCGTAATGATCTCTGTTCCACGTATATTGAGATTATTAAACCCACACTCTTTGGTAAGCAGGGAAACGAGGCTTCGCAATCTACGAAGCGGACCTTACTTGCTGTTCTTCTTATTAATGTATTAGGAGTTCTTCATCCTGTAGCTCCTTTCATTACAGAATCTTTATTTTTAAGAATTCAGGATACCTTAGGAGCCCTTCCTGAAGGAGATGGGGATGCATTTACAGGTCATGCTTTACGTATGCTACGTTCTCGTGCTTGTATGGAAGCTCCCTATCCAAAAGCTTTTGATGTTAAGATACCCCAAGATCTTAGAGAATCTTTTACTTTAGCTCAAAGGCTCGTTTATACTATTAGGAATATCCGTGGGGAGATGCAACTGGATCCGCGTTTACATCTGAAAGCTTTTGTTGTTTGTTCTGATACTACCGAGATTCAGAGCTGTATCCCCATACTTCAGGCATTAGGAGGGTTAGAATCTATACAGCTCCTAGATAAAGAGCCTGAAAAGGGCCTCTATAGCTTTGGTGTTGTTGATACTATACGCCTGGGGATTTTTGTCCCTGAAGAGCATCTTCTTAAAGAGAAAGGGCGTTTAGAAAAAGAAAGAGTTAGGTTAGAACGAGCTGTGGAGAACTTAGAGCGCTTATTAGGAGATGAGAGTTTTTGCCAAAAGGCAAACCCGAATCTTGTAGTTGCGAAGCAAGAAGCTTTAAAGAATAATCGTATAGAATTACAAGGCATTCTTGATAAGCTTGCATCGTTTGCTTAGACAGAGAGGACCAACGATCTTTGGAGCGCTATGATATTGTTAGAATTATTGGAAAGGGAGGCATGGGTGAAGTCTATCTTGCCTACGATCCTGTATGTTCTCGTAAAGTAGCTCTTAAAAAAATTCGTGAAGATCTTGCAGAAAATCCTCTTTTGAAAAGGAGGTTTTTACGAGAGGCAAGAATTGCCGCTGACCTTATTCATCCTGGTGTTGTTCCTGTCTATACTATTTACAGCGAGAAAGATCCTGTATACTACACGATGCCCTACATAGAGGGATATACACTAAAAACCTTACTGAAGAGTGTATGGCAAAAGGAATCCCTGTCTAAGGAATTAGCAGAGAAAACTTCTGTAGGGGCATTTCTTTCTATCTTTCATAAGATCTGCTGCACTATAGAATATGTCCATTCTCGGGGCATTCTTCATCGCGACCTTAAACCCGATAACATCTTATTAGGTCTTTTTAGTGAGGCTGTAATCTTAGATTGGGGAGCAGCAGTTGCCTGTGGAGAAGAAGAGGATCTTCTTGATATAGATGTCAGCAAAGAGGAGGTGCTCTCTTCAAGAATGACAATTCCAGGAAGAATAGTAGGGACTCCAGATTATATGGCTCCTGAGAGGCTCCTGGGCCATCCAGCTTCTAAAAGTACAGACATTTATGCTTTAGGAGTGGTTCTTTATCAGATGCTCACTCTCTCTTTTCCTTATAGAAGAAAAAAAGGAAAGAAAATAGTTCTTGACGGTCAGAGAATTCCAAGTCCTCAAGAGGTAGCTCCTTATCGAGAAATCCCTCCGTTTCTTTCCGCTGTAGTGATGAGAATGTTGGCTGTAGATCCTCAAGAGCGCTATTCTTCGGTAACAGAGCTTAAGGAAGATATCGAGAGTCATCTGAAAGGGAGTCCTAAATGGACTTTAACCACAGCCCTGCCACCTAAAAAATCTTCTAGTTGGAAGCTAAACGAACCTATTTTACTTTCTAAGTATTTTCCAATGTTGGAGGTCTCTCCAGCGTCATGGTACAGTTTAGCAATCTCTAATATTGAGAGTTTTTCTGAGATGCGCTTGGAGTATACTCTTTCTAAAAAAGGCTTGAACGAAGGCTTTGGTATTTTACTTCCCACGTCAGAAAATGCTTTAGGGGGAGATTTTTACCAGGGGTATGGCTTTTGGCTGCATATTAAGGAGAGAACCTTATCCGTGTCTCTGGTGAAAAATAGCCTAGAAATCCAGAGGTGCTCTCAAGATTTGGAATCTGATAAAGAGACCTTCTTGATAGCTTTAGAGCAGCATAATCATAGTTTATCTTTGTTTGTCGATGGTACGACTTGGCTTATCCATATGAATTATCTGCCAAGTCGTAGTGGGCGAGTCGCTATCATAGTTCGCGATATGGAAGATATCCTGGAAGATATAGGCATTTTTGAAAGTAGTGGCTCTTTGAGGGTCAGTTGTCTTGCTGTTCCTGACGCTTTTCTTGCTGAGAAGTTATATGATCGCGCTTTAGTGCTTTACCGAAGGATCGCAGAATCTTTCCCAGGACGTAAAGAAGGTTATGAAGCAAGGTTCAGAGCAGGAATTACAGTTTTAGAGAAGGCCTCTACAGATAATAATGAACAGGAATTTGCTCTAGCCATTGAAGAATTCTCAAAATTACATGACGGGGTTGCTGCTCCCTTAGAATACCTTGGTAAGGCTTTAGTATATCAGAGACTCCAAGAGTATAATGAAGAAATTAAGAGTTTGCTATTAGCATTGAAACGTTATTCGCAGCATCCTGAAATCTTTAGGCTTAAAGACCATGTGGTTTACCGACTCCATGAGAGCTTTTATAAACGGGATCGCCTTGCTCTGGTGTTCATGATTTTAGTATTGGAAATAGCTCCCCAGGCAATCACTCCAGGGCAGGAAGAAAAAATCCTGGTTTGGTTAAAGGACAAATCTCGGGCTACCTTATTTTGCCTCCTGGATCCCACGGTCTTAGAGCTGCGCTCTTCTAAAATGGAATTATTTTTAAGTTATTGGTCTGGGTTTATTCCCCATCTCAATAGTCTATTTCATAGAGCTTGGGATCAAAGCGATGTGCGAGCTTTGATCGAGATTTTCTATGTTGCTTGTGATCTTCATAAATGGCAGTTTCTCTCTTCTTGTATCGACATATTTAAAGAGTCTCTTGAGGATCAGAAAGCCACAGAAGAGATTGTTGAGTTCTCTTTCGAGGATTTAGGGGCATTTCTTTTTGCTATTCAGAGCATCTTTAACAAGGAAGATGCAGAGAAGATCTTTGTTTCTAATGATCAATTATCGCCAATCCTTCTTGTTTATATATTCGATCTTTTTGCAAATCGTGCTCTTCTGGAATCTCAAGGAGAGGCTATTTTTCAGGCTTTGGATCTCATCCGAAGTAAAGTTCCTGAAAATTTTTATCATGATTACTTGCGGAATCATGAAATCCGAGCGCATCTTTGGTGCCGCAATGAGAAGGCTCTAAGCACGATTTTTGAAAACTATACAGAGAAACAGCTAAAGGATGAGCAACATGAACTGTTCGTTCTCTATGGATGTTACCTTGCTCTTATACAAGGTGCTGAGGCGGCAAAGCAGCATTTTGATGTATGTCGTGAAGATCGCATTTTCCCTGCTTCATTATTAGCTAGAAATTACAATCGTTTAGGTCTTCCCAAAGATGCTCTTAGCTATCAAGAGCGGCGTTTGTTATTGCGACAAAAGTTTCTCTATTTCCATTGTCTTGGTAACCACGACGAGCGTGACTTATGCCAGACTATGTATCACCTCTTAACCGAAGAATTTCAGCTTTAAATGATTTGTGTATGGTCTCAGGATCTTAGATTCTAAGTTCTTAAGAATCGAGTTCTTCATTGCAGATATACTTTTTCAGCAACGAGTCCTTACTTGCATAGATATCTTTGGGAGATCCTGAAAAAAGAAGCTTTCCTCCTTGTTTCCCAGATCCCGGGCCTATCTCTATGAGGTAGTCCGCAGATTTTAACAACTTCACATCGTGATCTATGTAGATTACCGAGTGGCCGCTATTTATGAGGGAGCGAAGTTTTTCTGGAAGATGTTGTTTTTTGATTGGATCTAGAGAAGAAAAGAGCTCATCAATGAGAAATAGGGTGGGAGTCTCTGGAGTTTGATAGAGAAAATAAGCAGTTTTCAGTGCTGTTTTTTCACTTACAGATAAGGAAGAGAGTTTTTGGCCGATAGGAAGATAGCCGAGTCCTATGTCAAGAAGTGCTTTTAGAGGTTTTTGTATCTTTTTAATAAAGGGAAATCGGAGGGCTACAGTTTCAATCGGAGTATGCAAAAGTTCTCCGAAATGCTTGCCTTCATAAAGGACTTCCTGAGCAAGAGGTTGGATACGAAATCCTGAGCAGGTAGGGCAGGGACGCTTTTCTAAAGCGTAAAAAGCCCGATCTATCCATTGGTACCCGAGTCCTTGGCAATCCGAGCATTGTCCTTGTTTTGTATTTGTACTGAACATCGTAGATGAAATATTCAGGGCTTTGGCTTGTGTTAGCGAAGCATAAAAAGCTCTCAAGGAAGGAGCAATATCGAAATAGGTGCTGATATCAGAGCGTTGCGATGAAGCTATTGGATGAGAGTCGATCACTACAAGGTCGGAAAATGTTGTAGTTCCTTTTGCTATCAGGAGCTCAGCTTGTTTTTTAAATCCTTCTAAAAGTAGAGAGGTTTTCCCAGATCCTGAAACTCCTCCAATGGCAACCAAAGCATGGAGAGGAGCCGATACTTTCAAATTCTGAATATGGTGTATCGATAGATTTACCTTTAATGTACGATCGGATCCTCGGGTATGGTTTGCCTTACTTATAGAAAGTGGAGCCTTGGGACAAACCTCAGTTTGGGGAACGTTAGCGTGTAGGTCTACAGATGGGCAAACCTCAGTATCAGAATCCATGAGAAATCCTCCTTGAGGTCCAGATCCTGGACCCAAGAAGATCGCGTGATCGGCATGGGGGATTAAAGAACAGGACCGATCGGTAGCAATTACTGTGTTGTTATTTGCTACGAGCTCTTTAAGTAGCTGAACTATGGTAGGAAGATCCTGGGGGTGCAGTCCAGAAAGAGGCTCTTCGAATAAGTAGACGATGTTGGTAAGATTTATAGAGATCTTTTTGGCAAGGTGTAAACGGTAGTTCTCACCATCACTGAGAGTGTCTTGCCTTTGCCCAAGGGTAATATAGCTCAGGCCTACTTTACTAATGAAGGTAAGGCGATTCATCAAATCTTGGATTATGCTTCTTGTATCATCGGTTCCTATAGTGTTTAGGAAAGATTCTAAGAATGTGGCATCTTCCTGATAAATATCCAAAAGCGAGGTATTGTTGATTCGCACATAGTTGGCATAATCGTTTAGTCCTGAGCCTTTGCAGGCAGGACAGGAGGTAAGAGCAAGCAGAGGTTTTATCAGGGGAGAGTCAGATTCAGTATCTAGCTGCTCCATAAGTAGTGCGTTCATTCCTGGAAACTCTGAGGAACCTCGGCAAAAATTTAGGAACTCTTTCGTAGTTAGCAACTTTAGTGGTTGAGAGGCATTCTCATCTTTAAGCAGCTTTTGTACAGGCTTCATATAGCTCTTTGGAAAGAATAAACTAAAAAACTCTAAAGGAGTGTAGTGAGCAATTTTTTCTTTATGCTCTTCTAGGGAGATTTTTAGGATTTCGCCACGACCTCCACATGTAAGGCAACGACCCTCGGGATGGTCAGAAGAAAGTAGTTGATGTGTAATCTCGGGATAGAGTCTCCCTTTCTTATCTTTCCACCCTAAGGAATACGAGAGTTTTCGTTGCTTTTTCTGAGAGATATAGATCCAGATTTCTGAGGATAGAGAAAAAGCTACCGAGATTGCGGATAATAAAGAGGAACTATTTTTCGGGGATACTTTTGTATGTTGTATGACTATAGCAGGTTCTATGAGATTTAGAGGCAGCCTCTCATCTAAATCATAGAGGTTCCCCTCAGAATATAACTTTATGAATCCCTCTTTTTGTTTTTCTTGAAGGAAGATTTCCAGATCAGAACCAAGAGGAATCGGAGAGGTTATAGTGACGTAATCGTCTTTATAGCTTTTGAGTAGGCTATCGATGATGGTCTGAGGTGTAGTTTTAGAGAGTTTTTCTTCTGTAAGGGGAGAAAAAGGTTCTCCTAAGATGGCAAAGAGCTTTTCCAGACCATTGCTTAATCCGAGAGCCGAGGCTATTGTATGGTACGAGCGATTGGAGGAGCTACATTTTCTTACCGAAATGACTGGAGAGAGTCCTTTTACCTCTCCTACAGAGGGTAGAGGAGTCTCCTTAAGCAGACCCTGTCTAATGTAGGGAGGGAAGAGCTCGGCATAAGCGATATTTCCTGATGCATAGAGTATATCAAAGACTAAAGAATGTTTCCCTGAGGCTCCAGGACCCGCAATTGCTATTAGGGAGTTTCTCGGAAGAGCAAGATCTATGTGTTTGAGATTATTTTGATAGGCATCCTTGATAAGGATATCACAAGATTTAGGAGAGGATGGCGGTTCAGATTTTACTACCGGTATGTCTAGAGAACCTTCAATATAGGGGGCCAACGCTTTTGCTGTTGGAGTATTTAGTTGGATAAGATCCTTAGGGGTGCAGGATGCCAGGAGGTATCCTCCGAGATCTCCTCCTTCAGGACCTAATTCCAAAACATAATCACAAACTTTGACAACGTGCATGTTATGTTCGATAACAAGGACTGTGTGCCCTAGATATGTGAGGGATAGAAGGACCTCGATCAGTGCTTGGATATCATGAGTATGAAGGCCTGTCGTAGGTTCATCTAGGACATAGAGTGTTTGCTTAGGAGAAGCAAAGAGAAGCTCGTGAGCGAGTTTTAGCCTTTGAATTTCCCCTCCGGATAATGTGGAAAGAGGTCTTCCTAAGGGCAGGTAATCTAGGCGTAGGGAACATAGAGCATGGATTTTTTCATGAATTTTAGGATGTGAAATGAAAAATTTTTCTGCTTCGTACGCTGTCATATCTAAAATATCAGCGATGTTCTTCCCTTCATAGAGGATTTCCAATACTTCTGAGTGATAACGCTTCCCTTGGCATTCAGAACAGGGGATGGGTGTATCATCATCGGAGATGGTCATCGTTCCTAACCCCTGACACTGAATACAAGCTCCTTGAGGTTGGTTGAAGCTAAAATGAGCTTTTGTCAGTCCTTGACGTAGGCTGCGAGGTTGAGAGGCGAAGAGTTCCCGGATATCATCAAAGGCTTTAATATAGGTCAAAGGTATCGAACGCTGTGAGCGTCCTGGAAGATCTCGGGTAATGTGAATCAAGCGGCCTATGCATCCCCACTCAAAATGCAGATTTTTAGGGTTCTCTTGTTTCAAGAAGCTTTCTATAGCAGGCACTAACGTATTATTAATTAAAGAGGATTTCCCCGATCCAGAGACTCCTGTAACTCCGATTAGCCGAGCTAACGGCAGACGAATAGAAAGATTTTTAAGGTTGTGGATCGTTGCTTCTGTTAGCAAGAGCCAAGATGTGGGAGCTTCCCGGGATTCTGGAATGGGAATGGTAAGCTCTTGACGCAAGTATTTTGCTGTCAGAGATGAGGAGTTCATGAGGAAGTCCTCAGGCTTTCCATTAAAGAGGACCTCGCCTCCGAAAATTCCTGCTCCAGGGCCGATGTCAATAATCCTATCCGCAAGAGAAATCATCCGTTCTTCATGCTCAACAAGAATCACCGTATTGCCTTGATCTCGTAGCTTTTTAATGACACCGATGAGCTTTTCAGTGTCTTGTGGATGCAAGCCTATGGAGGGCTCATCTAGGATATAGGTAATTCCAAAAAGTTCTCCTCCTAGGTGTTTTGCTATTGCTGTACGTTCTTGTTCTCCTCCAGAAAGGGTAGCTAATGCGCGATTTGGAGTGAGGTAGCCTAGCCCTAAGTCAATAAGAAAAGAGAGCCTTTGCTTTAGTCCCTGCAGGATTTCTTGAATAGAGAGAGAAGGAGATTTTACCTTAGAAAAAAATACGTGCCAGTTATTTAGAGACATCTGTTGGAATTCAGTGAATGTTTTTCCTTCCCAAGTAGCTACGGAAGCGTAGTCTCCTAGGCCTGTACCTTTACATAGGGAACAGGAATGTGCTGACATGCCTTTGGAGAGATAACGTGAGGGCTTCGTGGTATAACGAACTTTATCTCCTATATCGTTAAGTACACCTCTCCATACTTTATAGGTGAGATTCTTTTTTCCTAAAGTTTGATCGAAGAGTCGTACAGGAAGAACCAAGTTATTTTTTCCCCTAAGAAAAATATTTTGGATTTCTGGGGAAAGATCTTTCCATGGAGTTTCTAGATTGAAATTTAAGGCATCAGCAAGAGCTTGGTATATAGTATGATAGAGATAGGAAGAACAATTTCCAGCAAAGCTACAGCAATTCTCTTTAATCGAAAGATTTTCATCGATAAGAAGGGGATTATCTATGGAAATAAAGATCCCGGATCCTTGACAAAGAGAGCAACGGCTCTCCAGGGCATGAGGAGAAAATAATTGTTGAGTTAGAGGGGTATAGGTGACGTCATCGATCTGTTGCTTTGTGGAGAATGTCATGAGCTCTTCGTCACTAAGAACTGAGCAATGACCCTCTCCGAATTCCAAAGCTGTGAATAGGCTAACTTTGAGCCTTGCAATATTATTTTCACTTTTGATTAGAGTATCAATAACAATATCAACAGAGCAGTCTTCAGGAA encodes:
- the pknD gene encoding serine/threonine-protein kinase PknD is translated as MERYDIVRIIGKGGMGEVYLAYDPVCSRKVALKKIREDLAENPLLKRRFLREARIAADLIHPGVVPVYTIYSEKDPVYYTMPYIEGYTLKTLLKSVWQKESLSKELAEKTSVGAFLSIFHKICCTIEYVHSRGILHRDLKPDNILLGLFSEAVILDWGAAVACGEEEDLLDIDVSKEEVLSSRMTIPGRIVGTPDYMAPERLLGHPASKSTDIYALGVVLYQMLTLSFPYRRKKGKKIVLDGQRIPSPQEVAPYREIPPFLSAVVMRMLAVDPQERYSSVTELKEDIESHLKGSPKWTLTTALPPKKSSSWKLNEPILLSKYFPMLEVSPASWYSLAISNIESFSEMRLEYTLSKKGLNEGFGILLPTSENALGGDFYQGYGFWLHIKERTLSVSLVKNSLEIQRCSQDLESDKETFLIALEQHNHSLSLFVDGTTWLIHMNYLPSRSGRVAIIVRDMEDILEDIGIFESSGSLRVSCLAVPDAFLAEKLYDRALVLYRRIAESFPGRKEGYEARFRAGITVLEKASTDNNEQEFALAIEEFSKLHDGVAAPLEYLGKALVYQRLQEYNEEIKSLLLALKRYSQHPEIFRLKDHVVYRLHESFYKRDRLALVFMILVLEIAPQAITPGQEEKILVWLKDKSRATLFCLLDPTVLELRSSKMELFLSYWSGFIPHLNSLFHRAWDQSDVRALIEIFYVACDLHKWQFLSSCIDIFKESLEDQKATEEIVEFSFEDLGAFLFAIQSIFNKEDAEKIFVSNDQLSPILLVYIFDLFANRALLESQGEAIFQALDLIRSKVPENFYHDYLRNHEIRAHLWCRNEKALSTIFENYTEKQLKDEQHELFVLYGCYLALIQGAEAAKQHFDVCREDRIFPASLLARNYNRLGLPKDALSYQERRLLLRQKFLYFHCLGNHDERDLCQTMYHLLTEEFQL
- a CDS encoding valine--tRNA ligase gives rise to the protein MTTEDFPKAYNFQDTEPELYVFWEKNGMFKAEASSDKPPYSVIMPPPNVTGVLHMGHALVNTLQDVLVRYKRMSGFEVCWIPGTDHAGIATQAVVERHLQASEGKRRTDYSREDFLKHIWAWKEKSEKVVLSQLRQLGCSCDWDRKRFTMEPLANRAVKKAFKTLFENGYIYRGYYLVNWDPVLQTALADDEVEYEEKDGWLYYIRYRMVGSQESIVVATTRPETSLGDTGIAVSPNDERYASWIGASVEVPFVNRQIPIIGDASVDPTFGTGAVKVTPAHDKDDYLMGTNHHLPMINILTPSGGINENGGPFAGMAKEKAREEILIALEEQGLFVRKEPYKLRVGVSYRSGAVIEPYLSKQWFVSVSEFRGALREFVESQDIKIFPKDFVKNYLSWVNHLRDWCISRQLWWGHRIPVWYHKNDDERVLCYDGEGIPEEVAQDPDSWYQDPDVLDTWFSSGLWPLTCLGWPDENSPDLKKFYPTALLVTGHDILFFWVTRMVLLCSSMSGEKPFSEVFLHGLIFGKSYKRYNDFGEWSYISGKEKLAYDMGEALPDGVVAKWEKLSKSKGNVIDPLEMIATYGTDAVRLTLCSCANRGEQIDLDYRLFEEYKHFANKVWNGARFIFGHISDLQGKDLLAGIDEDSLGLEDFYILDGFNQLIHQLEEAYATYAFDKVATLAYEFFRNDLCSTYIEIIKPTLFGKQGNEASQSTKRTLLAVLLINVLGVLHPVAPFITESLFLRIQDTLGALPEGDGDAFTGHALRMLRSRACMEAPYPKAFDVKIPQDLRESFTLAQRLVYTIRNIRGEMQLDPRLHLKAFVVCSDTTEIQSCIPILQALGGLESIQLLDKEPEKGLYSFGVVDTIRLGIFVPEEHLLKEKGRLEKERVRLERAVENLERLLGDESFCQKANPNLVVAKQEALKNNRIELQGILDKLASFA
- the uvrA gene encoding excinuclease ABC subunit UvrA; protein product: MKSLPVYVSGIKVRNLKNVSIHFNSEEIVLLTGVSGSGKSSIAFDTLYAAGRKRYISTLPTFFATTITTLPNPKVEEIHGLSPTIAIKQNHFSHYSHATVGSTTELFSHLALLFTLEGQARDPKTKEVLDLYSKEKVLSTIMELSEGVQISILAPLLRKDIAAIHEYAQQGFTKVRCNGTIHPIYSFLTSGIPEDCSVDIVIDTLIKSENNIARLKVSLFTALEFGEGHCSVLSDEELMTFSTKQQIDDVTYTPLTQQLFSPHALESRCSLCQGSGIFISIDNPLLIDENLSIKENCCSFAGNCSSYLYHTIYQALADALNFNLETPWKDLSPEIQNIFLRGKNNLVLPVRLFDQTLGKKNLTYKVWRGVLNDIGDKVRYTTKPSRYLSKGMSAHSCSLCKGTGLGDYASVATWEGKTFTEFQQMSLNNWHVFFSKVKSPSLSIQEILQGLKQRLSFLIDLGLGYLTPNRALATLSGGEQERTAIAKHLGGELFGITYILDEPSIGLHPQDTEKLIGVIKKLRDQGNTVILVEHEERMISLADRIIDIGPGAGIFGGEVLFNGKPEDFLMNSSSLTAKYLRQELTIPIPESREAPTSWLLLTEATIHNLKNLSIRLPLARLIGVTGVSGSGKSSLINNTLVPAIESFLKQENPKNLHFEWGCIGRLIHITRDLPGRSQRSIPLTYIKAFDDIRELFASQPRSLRQGLTKAHFSFNQPQGACIQCQGLGTMTISDDDTPIPCSECQGKRYHSEVLEILYEGKNIADILDMTAYEAEKFFISHPKIHEKIHALCSLRLDYLPLGRPLSTLSGGEIQRLKLAHELLFASPKQTLYVLDEPTTGLHTHDIQALIEVLLSLTYLGHTVLVIEHNMHVVKVCDYVLELGPEGGDLGGYLLASCTPKDLIQLNTPTAKALAPYIEGSLDIPVVKSEPPSSPKSCDILIKDAYQNNLKHIDLALPRNSLIAIAGPGASGKHSLVFDILYASGNIAYAELFPPYIRQGLLKETPLPSVGEVKGLSPVISVRKCSSSNRSYHTIASALGLSNGLEKLFAILGEPFSPLTEEKLSKTTPQTIIDSLLKSYKDDYVTITSPIPLGSDLEIFLQEKQKEGFIKLYSEGNLYDLDERLPLNLIEPAIVIQHTKVSPKNSSSLLSAISVAFSLSSEIWIYISQKKQRKLSYSLGWKDKKGRLYPEITHQLLSSDHPEGRCLTCGGRGEILKISLEEHKEKIAHYTPLEFFSLFFPKSYMKPVQKLLKDENASQPLKLLTTKEFLNFCRGSSEFPGMNALLMEQLDTESDSPLIKPLLALTSCPACKGSGLNDYANYVRINNTSLLDIYQEDATFLESFLNTIGTDDTRSIIQDLMNRLTFISKVGLSYITLGQRQDTLSDGENYRLHLAKKISINLTNIVYLFEEPLSGLHPQDLPTIVQLLKELVANNNTVIATDRSCSLIPHADHAIFLGPGSGPQGGFLMDSDTEVCPSVDLHANVPQTEVCPKAPLSISKANHTRGSDRTLKVNLSIHHIQNLKVSAPLHALVAIGGVSGSGKTSLLLEGFKKQAELLIAKGTTTFSDLVVIDSHPIASSQRSDISTYFDIAPSLRAFYASLTQAKALNISSTMFSTNTKQGQCSDCQGLGYQWIDRAFYALEKRPCPTCSGFRIQPLAQEVLYEGKHFGELLHTPIETVALRFPFIKKIQKPLKALLDIGLGYLPIGQKLSSLSVSEKTALKTAYFLYQTPETPTLFLIDELFSSLDPIKKQHLPEKLRSLINSGHSVIYIDHDVKLLKSADYLIEIGPGSGKQGGKLLFSGSPKDIYASKDSLLKKYICNEELDS